In Turicibacter sanguinis, a genomic segment contains:
- a CDS encoding MATE family efflux transporter, with protein MEKRLDLTKGHIIGTLVKLALPIMGTSFIQMAYNLTDMIWIGRVGSSAVAAVGTAGFFTWLAMAFIMISKIGAEIKVSQTIGAHLYEETKGYVRSAIQINLILAVLYMMVLFFFKEPLIGFFNLGDEEIIQMSYTYLEVMIIGMIFYFINPVFTAIFNGSGDSKTPFMINTIGLIFNIVFDPILILGFGPIPALGVLGAAIATVCAQIVVSLCFLVIILRSKAAYLKVNLFEKFDIKFIKIICKIGFPGALQSGLFTCISMVLGRLVAAYGAVPIAVQKVGSQIESISWMTAGGFSTALGAFVGQNYGAKQFDRIQKGYQTTMLLALGLGVFATVLLVFFGEPIFSFFLPEAEAIEQGKMYLKILGYSQLFMCIEITTQGLFNGLGRTYIPSIVGIILTGARIPLAYVIGQPHVLGIDGVWWAITLSSVVKGLVLAGIYFYLSKRQRLYLKQAPSTLEGEGERSSQELKLKIE; from the coding sequence GTGGAGAAAAGACTTGATTTAACAAAGGGTCATATTATTGGAACGCTTGTAAAGTTAGCTTTACCCATAATGGGAACCTCATTTATTCAAATGGCGTATAATCTGACCGACATGATCTGGATTGGTCGTGTCGGAAGTAGTGCAGTAGCGGCTGTTGGAACGGCCGGATTTTTTACCTGGTTAGCGATGGCATTTATTATGATTTCAAAAATTGGAGCTGAAATTAAGGTCTCACAAACAATAGGTGCTCATTTATACGAAGAAACAAAAGGTTATGTTCGAAGTGCTATACAAATTAATCTCATTTTAGCTGTTTTATATATGATGGTTCTGTTCTTCTTTAAAGAACCTTTAATTGGCTTCTTTAACTTAGGCGATGAGGAAATTATTCAAATGTCCTATACTTATTTAGAGGTTATGATTATTGGAATGATTTTTTATTTTATCAACCCTGTTTTTACAGCTATCTTTAACGGATCAGGCGATAGTAAAACGCCATTTATGATCAATACCATTGGATTAATCTTCAATATTGTTTTTGATCCAATTTTAATTTTAGGATTTGGACCTATTCCGGCGCTGGGTGTTTTAGGAGCTGCCATTGCAACAGTGTGTGCTCAAATAGTGGTTAGCTTATGTTTCTTAGTTATTATTTTACGCAGTAAAGCAGCCTACTTAAAAGTGAACTTATTTGAAAAGTTTGATATAAAATTCATTAAAATCATCTGTAAAATCGGCTTTCCAGGAGCGCTTCAAAGTGGATTGTTCACGTGTATTTCAATGGTGCTTGGTCGATTGGTAGCCGCTTATGGAGCTGTTCCAATTGCTGTTCAAAAAGTTGGATCTCAAATCGAATCGATTTCTTGGATGACTGCAGGAGGATTTTCAACGGCGCTCGGTGCCTTTGTTGGACAAAATTATGGAGCAAAACAATTTGATCGAATTCAAAAAGGCTATCAAACGACAATGCTTTTAGCACTAGGTCTTGGTGTTTTTGCAACCGTTCTTCTTGTCTTCTTTGGGGAACCGATCTTTTCATTTTTCTTACCAGAAGCAGAGGCTATTGAACAGGGAAAAATGTACTTAAAAATCTTAGGGTATTCGCAATTATTTATGTGTATTGAGATTACGACACAAGGATTATTTAATGGATTAGGTCGTACGTACATTCCATCCATTGTCGGAATTATCTTAACCGGTGCACGTATTCCACTCGCCTATGTGATAGGACAACCTCATGTACTAGGAATTGATGGGGTTTGGTGGGCGATTACACTAAGTAGTGTCGTCAAGGGTCTCGTACTGGCAGGTATTTATTTCTATCTTTCAAAACGTCAGCGTCTTTATTTAAAACAAGCCCCATC